One Carettochelys insculpta isolate YL-2023 chromosome 15, ASM3395843v1, whole genome shotgun sequence DNA window includes the following coding sequences:
- the ARSI gene encoding arylsulfatase I isoform X1, whose translation MAVYALTGFSLVSLLSFGYLSWDWMKPSLVTDVSIDPMAKSGPPAFSRPPHIIFILTDDQGYHDIGYHDSDIQTPMLDKLAAEGVKLENYYIQPICTPSRSQLITGRYQIHTGLQHSIIRPRQPNCLPLDQVTLPQKLQEAGYSTHMVGKWHLGFYKKECLPTRRGFDTFLGSLTGNVDYYTYDNCDGPGICGYDLHEGENVAWDQSGKYSTFLYTQRVRKILATHNPKEPIFIYLAFQAVHTPLQSPREYLYRYRSMGNVARRKYAAMVTCMDEAVRNITWALKKYGYYDNSVIVFSTDNGGQTFSGGSNWPLRGRKGTYWEGGVRGIGFVHSPLIKRKRRTSWALVHITDWYPTLVTLAGGNVSAAEGLDGYNVWPAISEGKESPRTEILHNIDPLYNHAKHGSLEGGFGIWNTAVQASIRVREWKLLTGDPGYSDWIPPQMFTNFPGSWWNLERLTDSVRKSVWLFNITADPYERDDLSDQRPDVVRALLKRLVHYNRTAIPVRYPAENPRAHPDFNGGAWGPWVSEEEAEDWEGGDGLLKNQNKKKKCKICKLRSFFRKLNTRLMSNRI comes from the exons ATGGCTGTTTATGCTCTCACAGGTTTCTCACTAGTCAGCCTGCTTAGTTTTGGCTACTTGTCCTGGGACTGGATGAAGCCCAGTTTGGTGACAGATGTTTCCATAGACCCAATGGCAAAATCGGGCCCTCCTGCCTTCTCCAGACCCCCTCACATCATCTTCATTCTGACGGATGACCAGGGCTACCATGATATTGGGTACCATGATTCAGACATACAGACCCCAATGCTAGACAAGCTAGCAGCCGAAGGGGTTAAACTGGAGAATTATTACATCCAGCCCATCTGTACCCCATCCAGGAGCCAACTTATAACTGGCAG GTACCAGATCCACACAGGCCTTCAGCACTCCATTATCCGGCCCCGGCAGCCCAACTGCTTGCCCCTCGATCAGGTCACCCTGCCCCaaaagctgcaggaagctggctaCTCAACCCACATGGTGGGCAAGTGGCACTTGGGCTTCTACAAGAAGGAATGCCTGCCCACCCGGCGGGGCTTCGACACCTTTCTGGGCTCCCTGACCGGCAATGTGGATTACTACACCTATGACAACTGTGATGGACCTGGCATCTGCGGCTATGACCTGCACGAAGGGGAGAACGTCGCTTGGGACCAAAGCGGGAAGTACTCCACTTTCCTCTACACCCAGAGAGTGCGCAAGATCCTGGCCACCCATAACCCCAAGGAGCCCATCTTCATCTACTTGGCGTTCCAAGCTGTGCACACGCCCCTACAGTCCCCCAGAGAGTACCTCTAccgctaccgctccatgggcaaCGTGGCTCGGCGCAAATATGCCGCGATGGTGACATGCATGGACGAGGCGGTGAGGAACATCACCTGGGCGCTCAAGAAGTACGGTTACTATGACAACAGTGTGATCGTGTTCTCCACGGACAACGGTGGGCAGACATTTTCCGGGGGAAGCAACTGGCCTCTGCGAGGCCGCAAGGGGACTTACTGGGAAGGTGGAGTCCGTGGCATCGGCTTTGTCCACAGCCCCCTGATCAAGCGCAAGCGCAGGACCAGCTGGGCCTTGGTCCACATAACAGACTGGTACCCGACGCTGGTGACCCTGGCTGGGGGCAACGTGTCTGCAGCCGAGGGCCTGGACGGGTACAATGTGTGGCCAGCCATCAGTGAGGGCAAGGAGTCCCCGCGCACGGAAATCCTACACAACATCGACCCCCTGTACAACCATGCCAAGCATGGCTCCTTGGAGGGCGGCTTTGGGATCTGGAACACAGCTGTGCAGGCCTCCATACGGGTGAGGGAATGGAAGCTTCTGACCGGCGACCCTGGCTACAGCGACTGGATCCCTCCTCAGATGTTCACCAACTTCCCCGGGAGCTGGTGGAACCTGGAGCGGCTGACGGACAGTGTGCGCAAATCCGTCTGGCTCTTCAACATCACGGCTGACCCCTATGAGCGCGACGACCTGTCGGACCAGCGCCCAGATGTGGTCAGAGCTCTCTTGAAGAGGCTGGTCCACTACAACCGGACTGCAATCCCGGTTCGGTACCCAGCCGAGAACCCCCGGGCCCACCCGGACTTCAACGGTGGTGCCTGGGGGCCGTGGGTCAGCGAGGAAGAAGCGGAAGATTGGGAGGGAGGCGACGGGCtgttaaaaaatcaaaacaagaaGAAGAAGTGCAAGATCTGCAAGCTGCGCTCCTTCTTCCGGAAACTGAACACCAGGCTGATGTCAAACCGCATCTGA
- the ARSI gene encoding arylsulfatase I isoform X2, which yields MSKYQIHTGLQHSIIRPRQPNCLPLDQVTLPQKLQEAGYSTHMVGKWHLGFYKKECLPTRRGFDTFLGSLTGNVDYYTYDNCDGPGICGYDLHEGENVAWDQSGKYSTFLYTQRVRKILATHNPKEPIFIYLAFQAVHTPLQSPREYLYRYRSMGNVARRKYAAMVTCMDEAVRNITWALKKYGYYDNSVIVFSTDNGGQTFSGGSNWPLRGRKGTYWEGGVRGIGFVHSPLIKRKRRTSWALVHITDWYPTLVTLAGGNVSAAEGLDGYNVWPAISEGKESPRTEILHNIDPLYNHAKHGSLEGGFGIWNTAVQASIRVREWKLLTGDPGYSDWIPPQMFTNFPGSWWNLERLTDSVRKSVWLFNITADPYERDDLSDQRPDVVRALLKRLVHYNRTAIPVRYPAENPRAHPDFNGGAWGPWVSEEEAEDWEGGDGLLKNQNKKKKCKICKLRSFFRKLNTRLMSNRI from the exons ATGTCAAA GTACCAGATCCACACAGGCCTTCAGCACTCCATTATCCGGCCCCGGCAGCCCAACTGCTTGCCCCTCGATCAGGTCACCCTGCCCCaaaagctgcaggaagctggctaCTCAACCCACATGGTGGGCAAGTGGCACTTGGGCTTCTACAAGAAGGAATGCCTGCCCACCCGGCGGGGCTTCGACACCTTTCTGGGCTCCCTGACCGGCAATGTGGATTACTACACCTATGACAACTGTGATGGACCTGGCATCTGCGGCTATGACCTGCACGAAGGGGAGAACGTCGCTTGGGACCAAAGCGGGAAGTACTCCACTTTCCTCTACACCCAGAGAGTGCGCAAGATCCTGGCCACCCATAACCCCAAGGAGCCCATCTTCATCTACTTGGCGTTCCAAGCTGTGCACACGCCCCTACAGTCCCCCAGAGAGTACCTCTAccgctaccgctccatgggcaaCGTGGCTCGGCGCAAATATGCCGCGATGGTGACATGCATGGACGAGGCGGTGAGGAACATCACCTGGGCGCTCAAGAAGTACGGTTACTATGACAACAGTGTGATCGTGTTCTCCACGGACAACGGTGGGCAGACATTTTCCGGGGGAAGCAACTGGCCTCTGCGAGGCCGCAAGGGGACTTACTGGGAAGGTGGAGTCCGTGGCATCGGCTTTGTCCACAGCCCCCTGATCAAGCGCAAGCGCAGGACCAGCTGGGCCTTGGTCCACATAACAGACTGGTACCCGACGCTGGTGACCCTGGCTGGGGGCAACGTGTCTGCAGCCGAGGGCCTGGACGGGTACAATGTGTGGCCAGCCATCAGTGAGGGCAAGGAGTCCCCGCGCACGGAAATCCTACACAACATCGACCCCCTGTACAACCATGCCAAGCATGGCTCCTTGGAGGGCGGCTTTGGGATCTGGAACACAGCTGTGCAGGCCTCCATACGGGTGAGGGAATGGAAGCTTCTGACCGGCGACCCTGGCTACAGCGACTGGATCCCTCCTCAGATGTTCACCAACTTCCCCGGGAGCTGGTGGAACCTGGAGCGGCTGACGGACAGTGTGCGCAAATCCGTCTGGCTCTTCAACATCACGGCTGACCCCTATGAGCGCGACGACCTGTCGGACCAGCGCCCAGATGTGGTCAGAGCTCTCTTGAAGAGGCTGGTCCACTACAACCGGACTGCAATCCCGGTTCGGTACCCAGCCGAGAACCCCCGGGCCCACCCGGACTTCAACGGTGGTGCCTGGGGGCCGTGGGTCAGCGAGGAAGAAGCGGAAGATTGGGAGGGAGGCGACGGGCtgttaaaaaatcaaaacaagaaGAAGAAGTGCAAGATCTGCAAGCTGCGCTCCTTCTTCCGGAAACTGAACACCAGGCTGATGTCAAACCGCATCTGA